In one Terriglobales bacterium genomic region, the following are encoded:
- a CDS encoding cyclopropane-fatty-acyl-phospholipid synthase family protein: MGRSVQTLPEMPVARLGIRFLEMLLQDCQSANFQVRWWDGSTWGSDKQPRFTLVINHPAALRAMLLAPSELSLGEAYIHGDLDIEGDVESAMELRDYLIQQRVSAHKKWLLTNLLRLLPASTLPKRPPANLSGSIHSKDRDRQAIGYHYDYPPEFYALWLDRHMVYSCAYFAEGKEDLDTAQTRKLDLICRKLRLRRGDRFLDIGCGWGGLVMHAAAHYGVHSVGITISVPQAERARQSIRESGLESRCRVEVCDYRDVAPEQPYDKIASVGMFEHVGRALLPEYFRRAAELLMPGGLFLNHGIATSATYQRIGPSFADRYVFPDGELLPIHDTLRAAETSGFEVRDVESLREHYALTLRHWVRNLENHAEEARRITDETTYRVWRIYMCAAAHRFQKGHLNVYQTLLSKCAGGHSGLPLTREYLLPSDAG, encoded by the coding sequence ATGGGCCGATCCGTACAGACCCTCCCCGAAATGCCGGTGGCCCGGCTTGGCATTCGGTTCCTGGAAATGTTGTTGCAGGATTGTCAGAGCGCTAACTTTCAGGTGCGCTGGTGGGACGGCAGCACCTGGGGCAGCGACAAGCAGCCGCGTTTCACACTCGTGATCAATCATCCGGCAGCGCTGCGCGCGATGTTGCTGGCGCCGAGCGAACTCAGCCTGGGAGAGGCGTATATCCATGGCGACCTCGACATTGAGGGTGATGTCGAATCAGCCATGGAACTGCGCGACTACCTGATCCAGCAACGGGTCAGCGCACACAAGAAATGGCTGCTTACTAACCTGCTCCGGTTGCTGCCCGCGAGCACTCTGCCCAAGCGTCCTCCGGCAAATTTGTCCGGTTCGATTCACTCCAAGGATCGGGACCGCCAGGCAATTGGCTATCACTACGATTATCCGCCTGAGTTCTACGCCTTATGGCTGGACCGGCACATGGTGTACTCGTGCGCCTATTTTGCGGAGGGGAAGGAAGACCTGGATACCGCGCAAACGCGCAAATTGGACCTGATCTGCAGGAAGCTGCGGCTGCGCCGCGGCGACCGTTTTCTTGACATCGGTTGCGGTTGGGGCGGATTGGTGATGCACGCCGCCGCTCATTATGGTGTCCACAGCGTCGGCATCACGATCAGCGTGCCGCAAGCGGAGCGGGCGCGGCAAAGCATACGCGAATCAGGTCTTGAAAGCCGATGCCGGGTGGAGGTTTGCGACTATCGCGACGTTGCGCCGGAGCAGCCATACGACAAGATTGCCAGCGTCGGCATGTTTGAGCATGTCGGGCGGGCGCTTCTGCCGGAGTATTTCCGCCGCGCCGCGGAATTGTTGATGCCGGGCGGCCTATTCCTCAACCACGGGATTGCAACCTCGGCCACCTATCAGAGAATCGGCCCCTCATTCGCGGACCGGTATGTCTTCCCCGACGGCGAACTGCTCCCCATCCATGACACTCTTCGGGCGGCGGAAACCAGCGGCTTTGAGGTTAGAGATGTGGAGAGTCTGCGGGAGCACTACGCGCTCACGCTGCGCCACTGGGTACGGAACCTGGAGAACCATGCCGAAGAAGCGCGCCGGATTACCGATGAGACCACCTATCGAGTGTGGCGGATCTACATGTGCGCTGCCGCCCACCGCTTCCAGAAAGGCCATCTGAACGTGTATCAAACGCTGCTTTCGAAGTGTGCGGGTGGTCACAGCGGCCTGCCGTTGACGCGTGAGTACCTGCTTCCGTCGGATGCTGGCTAA
- a CDS encoding DinB family protein, protein MNPYASFLADKEAVEVITGTPTRLEALANLLGRERIDISPAPGKWSAREIFCHLADCELVFAFRLRQTLAEDHHVIQPFDQDKWARVYAGYDAHAALAVFSAVRNWNLQLIQQAGKAALSKKNTHPERGEGSFGEIIETMAGHDLNHVKQVEAITKKVAAA, encoded by the coding sequence ATGAATCCGTACGCTTCGTTCTTAGCAGACAAGGAAGCAGTCGAGGTGATCACGGGAACACCAACGCGGCTGGAGGCGCTGGCCAACTTGCTGGGGCGGGAGCGGATCGATATTTCCCCGGCGCCTGGAAAATGGAGCGCGCGCGAGATTTTCTGTCACCTGGCGGATTGCGAGCTGGTGTTTGCGTTCCGGCTGCGGCAGACGCTGGCGGAAGACCATCATGTCATCCAGCCGTTCGACCAGGACAAGTGGGCGCGGGTGTATGCCGGTTACGATGCGCACGCCGCCCTGGCAGTATTTTCGGCGGTGCGCAACTGGAACCTGCAGTTGATCCAGCAGGCCGGCAAGGCGGCGCTGTCGAAGAAGAACACTCATCCCGAACGGGGCGAGGGAAGCTTCGGCGAGATCATCGAAACCATGGCCGGCCACGACCTGAACCACGTTAAGCAGGTTGAAGCAATCACGAAGAAGGTGGCCGCGGCATAA